DNA from Candidatus Saccharimonadales bacterium:
CCACAAGGCGGTTCACGCGACATTCACGTTGCAATGCCGGTAAGTAAAGTTGCTTTGGTTAACCCAGCGGACAGCAAAAAAACAACTCGCGTTGGTTTTGAAGTTAAAAAAGACGGCAGTAAAGTTCGCATCGCGAAACAAGCTGACAACAAGGAGATTAAGTAATG
Protein-coding regions in this window:
- the rplX gene encoding 50S ribosomal protein L24; amino-acid sequence: MKIRINDTVKVISGAHKGKVAKVVSVQPKDGTVKLEGIGLRKRFVKPSTVNPQGGSRDIHVAMPVSKVALVNPADSKKTTRVGFEVKKDGSKVRIAKQADNKEIK